The genomic interval TCGGCGAGGTGGTGGCGGGAGTTCCACAGGGCCGGATATCCGTCCGCGCCGAGCAGCGGAACGCGTTGCGTGACGCAGTCGGGTACTTTCTCGTCCAGGCCGCGGGCCGCCTCGTCGACGGCGTCCTTGGCCATCACCCGATAGGTCGTGTACTTGCCGCCGGCCACCACGACGAGACCGGGTACCGGATGGGCGACCAGGTGCTCCCGTGACAGTTTGCTGGTTTCCGCGGCCTCGCCGGACAGGAGGGGACGCAGACCGGCGTAGACGCCTTCGACATCCTCCGGAACCAAAGGTGTGGCCAGGACGCTGTTGACGTGTTCCAGCAGGTAGGTGACGTCCTTGGAGCTGAGGGCGGGATGGGCCTTGTCGAGGGTCCAGTCGGTGTCGGTGGTCCCGATGATCCAGTGCCGTCCCCAGGGGATGACGAACAGCACGCTCTTCTCGGTGCGGAGGATCAGCCCGGTGCGGGAGTTGATCCGGTCACGGGGGACCAGCAGGTGTACGCCCTTGGAGGCGCGGACGTGGAACTGGCCGCGCGTGCCGGCGAGGGCCTGGGTGTCGTCGGTCCACACGCCGGTCGCGTTGATGACCTGCTTGGCCCGCACCTCTGTTTCCTCGCCGGTCTCCAGATCCGTGACAGCGGCTCCCACCACCCGCTCGCCCTGCCGCAGGAAGCGGCTGACACGGGTGCGGTTGGCGGCCAGCGCTCCGTAGGCGACGGCCGTGCGGGCGAGGAACATGGTGTGCCGGGCGTCGTCGACCTGGGCGTCCCAGTACTGGATCGCGCCGACCAGGGCGTCGGAGCGCAGCGCGGGCGCCTCGCGCAGGGCTCGGCGCTTGAGCAGGTGGCGGTGGTGGGGCAGACCTCTGGAGGTACCGGAGGCCGCGGCCATGGTGTCGTACAGCAGCACGCCTGCGCCGACGTACGGACGCTCCCGGATCCGGTGCTGCAGGGGGTAGAGGAACGGCACCGGACGCACCAGATGAGGGGCCAGGAACTGCAGCAGGAGTCCGCGTTCCTTGAGGGCTTCGGCGACGAGCCGGAAGTCCAGCATCTCCAGGTAGCGCAGGCCGCCGTGGATGAGCTTGCTGGAGCGGCTGGACGTGCCCGAGGCCCAGTCCCGGGCTTCGACCAGGCCGACTCTCAGGCCCCGGGTGGCGGCGTCCAGGGCCGCGCCGGCACCGACGACGCCGCCCCCGACGACGAGGACGTCGAGCTCGCCCTCGCCCAGTCGGACGAGGGCCTGCGCGCGAGCCCCGGGCGAGAGAGCCACCGCGTTCGCCATGGTCTCCTCCTCCTGCAGCGGATGCGGGCGGCGCACGCGGCTCGGGCGGGCCCGTTCGGTCGCTCCCGGCCGGAACCTATTCGACCTTGGCCCAGTCGAGCGTGCGCTCCACCGCCTTCTTCCAGCCCGCGTATCCTTCCGCGCGCTGTTCCTCGGACCACTGGGGTTCCCAGCGCTTGGACTCCTGCCAGTGGGTGCGCAGTTCGTCCTGGTCCCGCCAGAAACCGGTGGCCAGACCGGCGGCGTAGGCGGCGCCGAGCGCGGTGGTCTCGGCGACGACCGGGCGGCTGACCGGGACGCCGAGGACGTCGGCCTGGATCTGCATGCACAGGTCGTTGGCCGTCACACCGCCGTCGACCTTGAGCACGTCGAGGTGGACGCCGGAGTCCTGCTCCATGGCTTCCACCACGTCACGGCTCTGGTAGCAGATGGCTTCCAGGGCGGCCCGCGCCAGGTGGCCGCCGTCGTTGTACCGGGCGAGGCCGACGATCGCGCCGCGGGCGTCGGAACGCCAGTAAGGGGCGAACAGGCCGGAGAAGGCGGGGACGAAGTAGATCCCGCCGTTGTCCTCGACGGTACGCGCCAGGCGTTCGCTCTCGGCGGCGTCATTGATGATCTTCAGTTGGTCGCGCAGCCATTGCACCGCGGAGCCCGTGACGGCGATGGAGCCTTCGAGCGCGTAGATCGCCGGGCTGTCGCCGAACTGGTACGCCACGGTGGTCAGCAGGCCGTGCTGTGACCGCACCAGTTCCGTGCCGGTGTTGAGCACCAGGAAGTTGCCGGTGCCGTAGGTGTTCTTGGCTTCGCCGGGCGCGTAGCAGACCTGCCCGACGGTGGCGGCCTGCTGGTCGCCGAGCACCCCGGTGATGGGGATGGCGGCCCGCAGCGGCCGGGACGTACGGGTCTGTCCGAACGCCTCCCGGTGGGAGGACGGGCTGATGGTCGGCAGCATCGCCCGGGGAACGCCGAAGAAGCTCAGCAGTTCGTCGTCCCAGTCGAGGGTCTCCAGGTCCATCAGCATGGTGCGGCTGGCATTGGTCACGTCGGTGGCGTGGACGCCGCCGTCGGGGCCGCCGGTGAGGTTCCACAGCACCCAGGCGTCGGTGTTGCCGAAGAGGGCATGGCCCTGCTCGGCCGCCTCGCGGACTCCGTCGACGTTCTCCAGGATCCACTGGATCTTGCCGCCGGAGAAGTACGTGGCCGGCGGCAGCCCTGCCTTGCGGCGGATGACGTCGCCCTGGCCCGAGCGGTCCAGCGCCGCCGCGATGGAGTCGGTACGGGTGTCCTGCCAGACGATGGCGTTGTAGTAGGGGCGGCCGTTGCGCGGGTCCCAGACGACGGTCGTCTCCCGTTGGTTGGTGATACCGATGGCCGCCAGGTCCTCCGGCGAGAGGTTTCCGTGCCGGAGCGCGTTCTGGATCACCGAGTTGGTGCGCTCCCAGATCTCCACCGGGTCGTGTTCGACCCACCCCGAGCGCGGGAGGATCTGTGAGTGCTCCAGCTGGTGCCTCGCCACCTCGTTGCCGGCATGGTCGAAGATCATGAAACGGGTGCTGGTGGTCCCCTGGTCCACCGCGCCGACGAAGTCCGCCATGGCATGCCGCCTCTCCTTGGGCTCTCCCGGGGCAGCCGGAGCCCGGCCACCCCGGGAGCCGGTCAGTTCTCGTCCGGGGCCGGGACCCGTCCCGGGGGCTCCGGCTCAGCGGTCGGCAGGAACCGGCCGATGAAGACCTTGTACAGGCCCGCTCCCAGCAGACCGCCGATCACCGGACCGACGATCGGCACCCAGAAGTAGAAGTTCCCGTACTGATCTCGCCACGCTCCGCCGTACCCGGTGAGGAAGCTGGCCAGCCGGGGACCGAAGTCGCGTGCCGGGTTGATCGCGTAACCCGCGTTGGTACCCCAGGCCATACCGATGGCCACGACGATCAGACCGACGATGAACGGCGCCAGGTTGGCGCCTGGGGGCGTGTTGAGCAGGTCCGTGACCGCCAGGATCAGCAGCAGCAGGATCGCGGTGCCGATGACCTGGTCGCGGAATGCGCCCCATTCGTGGACCGGCAGGTTCGGGTTGCCGTTGGCGGGCAGCGTGGAGAAGACGCCCTGCGTCTTGATCGTGTGGGTGGGATCCGCCTTCGCCAGCGCCTCGGTGTAGTTCCACCGGACGATCAGGGCTGCCACGAAGGCGCCGGCTGTCTGGGCCAGCGCGTAGGGAGCCACTTTGCTCCACGGGAACCCCTTGAACGCCGCCAGCGCGAGGGTCACCGCGGGATTGAGGTGCGCACCGCTCAGCCTCGCCGCGACGTACACACCCAGGGTGACGCCGAGGCCCCAGGCCCAGGCGATGCTGTCGTGGTTTCCCAGGCCGCCCGGCGGAGTCGTGAGGGCCCCGCCGGCGACCACCTGAGCCACCACGCCACAACCGAAGAGGATGAGGATCATCGTGCCGGCGAATTCCGCTGAAAGCTCGCCGACCAGTCCTGATCTCTTGAGTCGCTCAGCCATGGGTGCCCGCTTCCCGCCGGCCTAGGACCGGCCGTCGACTGCCCCGAGTACTCCACCCATCAGTGTAAGACTGGCCAGAGCCATACGCGCGCGAGGCGATGGACCTCTGGGCCTGTCGTTCATGCTCCGCTGCGACTGCGACCACTGCTCTCTCCACCGGCTCACGAGCAGAAGCGTTCGGCGGTGCGGGCAAATTGGGCGCCGATGTGGACGCGACGAACGCAGGCGGGTTCCGCGTCGTCGTCCCGGGCAGGCACTACGCATCCCAGGCAAGCACTACGCCGGCGGCAACCGGGTGGGCTCCCAGGACCTGCGGAACTTCGGCGGCTCCCTCCGAGGAGTGCGAGGCGGCGGCAGCGAGCACCCATCGCGGACGTCCACAGGGAGACGGCACACTGTTCGTGTGGTGTGCGATCGCGAATGCGCTCGCCTGTCACCGGCGAGGCTTGAACCCCGTGAGGACACGAGGCAGAGGCTCCGCCGCCGGTTCAACCCGGGAGGTCCCATGAAGATGCTGATCAACAGTCCGCAGACCGTGGTCGCCGATGCCCTGCGGGGCGTGGCTGCCGCCCACCCGCAGCTGGACGTGGACGTGGAGCGGCGGGTGGTCGTACGGCGAGACGCGCGGGAGGGCGGCCGGGTCGGGCTGGTGTCCGGCGGCGGCTCCGGGCACGAGCCGCTGCACGCGGGGTTCGTCGGGTACGGGATGCTGTCGGCCGCGTGTCCCGGGGAGGTGTTCACCTCGCCCGTCCCGGAGCAGATGCTGCGCGCGGCGAGCGCCGTCGAGGCCGGGCAGGGTGTGCTGTTCGTCGTCAAGAACTACACCGGGGACGTGCTGAACTTCCAGATCGCCGCCGAGCTCGCCGAGGAGGACGGCGTCCGGGTCGAGCGGGTCCTGGTCGACGACGACGTGGCCGTCACCGACAGCCTGTACACGGCCGGGCGGCGGGGCACCGGGGCGACCCTGTTCGTGGAGAAGATCGCCGGGGCGGCCGCCGAGGAGGGCGCACCGCTGGAGCAGGTGGCCGCGATCGCCCGGCGCGTCAACGAGTCCTCGCGCAGCTTCGGCGTGGCGCTCAGCGCCTGCACCACTCCCGCGAAAGGCGGTCCGACCTTCGACCTGCCGGACGGGGAGATGGAGCTCGGGGTCGGGATCCACGGCGAGCCGGGCCGAGAGCGGCGGGCGATGATGCCGGCCCGGGCGATCGCGGAGGTCGCGGTGGGCGCCGTACTCGAGGAGCTGGTGGAGGTGGCTCCGGCCGACGGACCGGTACTGGCCCTGGTCAACGGGATGGGAGCGACGCCGCTGCTGGAGCTGTACGGGTTCCACGCCGAGGTGGCCGGGCTGCTGGAGGCCCGGGGCGTGCACGTGGCACGGACGCTCGTGGGCAACTACGTCACGTCGCTGGACATGGCGGGCTGCTCGGTGACCCTGTGCCGGGCCGACGCGGAAATGCTGCGGCTGTGGGACGCGCCCGTGCAGACCGCCGCGCTGCGCTGGGGCCGCTGACCTCGTGGTGGCGGCAGGACCGGCCGGACCCGACGCGAGGCGAGGAGGTCCGGTGCGTGACGCTGGCTTCTTCCGGCCACGGGAGCGACCTGGAATCGAGAACCCACGGCCCTTCACCATCAGACGAGAGCCCGGAAACGATCGAGGGCCTCGTCTCACACGATGTGATCCAAGGCCCTGACCTGCGACTACGGAGAGAACTCCAGTCGGGACGACAGGATTTGAACCTGCGACCCCTTGACCCCCAGTCAAGTGCGCTACCAAGCTGCGCCACGTCCCGGTGCGCTGCCCCGCGGTGGACCGCGGGAACGCGCGTACCGAACTTTACCCCACGTCGGGGACCGGACCGAAGCCCGCACCGGGCGCGGGACAATCGACGTATGGCCAGTACATCCTCAGGACGGCAAACGGGGGCGCGGGACCGCGACAGCGAGGGGCGGGCGCGCAACGCCCGCCCACGGGACGGGCTCGGGCGGCCGCTCCCGTACGGCGCCGACGGCGTCGCGCGGCAACCCGAGGGCGTGGTGCGCACCCCGCGGGAGACCGTGGCCGAGGCTCAGGAACTCCTCGACGCGGGGCGCCCCTTCCATGCGCACGAGGTCTTCGAGGACGCCTGGAAGTCGGGGCCCGACGGGGAGAAGGCCCTGTGGCGGGGGCTCGCCCAGCTCGCGGTCGGGCTGACCCACGCGGCCCGGGGGAACGTCACGGGCGGCGCGCGGCTGCTGCGGCGCGGCGCCGGGGCCGTGGAGGAGTGGGCCGCGTCGGCTCCCGGGCGGGGGCAGCCGTACGGGATGGATCTGGCCGGGCTCGCCGGGTGGGCACGGCAGTTGGCGGAGGAGGTGGAGCGGGACGGCTCGGCCGTGGACGCACAGGTCCGCCGTCCTCGGCTGCGGGGGTAGGTGAGCAGCCCTGCACCCCCGGACCTGGCGCGATGCACGGAGGCGGTGCCGTCGCTGTCAGTGGCGTGCGGCAGACTCGGGGTGTGCGAAAGATTCATGTCATCGGTATCGGCGCGGGCGACCCCGAGCAGCTCACCCTCCAGGCGGTCAGGGCGCTGCGGAGCACGGACGTGTTCTTCGTCCTGGACAAGGGCGAGGTGAAGAGCGATCTCACGCAGCTGCGCCGGGACGTGCTGAACACGCACATACCGGACGGGTCGTACCGGGTGGTGGAGGCCCGGGACCCGGAGCGGGACCGTGGTGCGGGCGGCTCCGCCTACTCCCCCGCCGTCGGTGACTGGCGCAGCGCCCGTGCCGACATCTACGAGCGGCTGATCGCCGAGGAGTTGGGCGAGGAGGAGAGCGGCGCGTTCCTGGTGTGGGGGGATCCGGCGCTGTACGACAGCACGCTCGGCATCCTGGAGGAGATCCTGGAGCGCGGCTCGGTGTCCTTCGAGTACGACGTCGTGCCCGGCATCAGCAGTGTGTCGGCGTTGGTGGCACGGCATCGCACCGGGCTGAACCGGGTCGCGAGGCCGGTGCAGATCACCACCGGGCGGCGCCTCGCCGAGGGGTTCCCCGAGGGTGTGGACGACGTGGTGGTGATGCTTGACGCCCATCAGGCCTTCCGGGCGTACGCCGACCAGGACATCGACATCTACTGGGGCGCCTACATCGGCACGCCGGACGAGATCCTTGCCTCCGGCCCGATCGCCGAGGCCGCACCGCGGATCGAGCGGTTGCGTGCGGAGGCCAGGGAGCGCAAGGGCTGGATCATGGACACGTATCTGCTGCGCCGCCGTCCGAAGCAGCAGTAGGAAGCCTGGCTGGAGGAGCGGGTCGAGCGGGGCCTGGGCCGCCCGTCGGACACGGACCTGCGGGCCGCGGTGGACACGGGAGTCGACGGGCAGCACCGCGCCTGAAAACCGCGTGCCGAACGGGACGGCGGGACCCATACTCGTCGGATGCCCCCGGCGCCCGCACGCTTCCACGACCCCGGCTCGACCGCCTTCGACTTCGGCGACTCGGTACTCGTGCGCTGCCCGCGCTGCGACGGGATCGCCCACTTCGAGCGCGGGACGACCCCGGCACCCCGCGTGATCTGCCGCTCGTGCGGCCTCTGCGGCCCCGCGGACCGGTGCGCCCGGCCCGCCCTGTGGCTGTCCGCGGGGACCAGGCACGGAGAACTGTGGGCGTACAACCTCGCCCACCTGGACCTGATCAGACGGTTCGTGGCCGCCTCCTTGCGGGAGCGGGCGCCATGGTACAAGCACGGCCGGAAGATGACCTGCGTCGCGCGTCTGCCCGCCTGGGTCAAACGCGCCAAGAACCGTGACGAGGTGCTTCGCGCGATCGACCGCATGCGGGACTCCGTCATCGCGGGTTGAGGAGGTCCAGCCACCTCTGCACTCCCGCCACGTCCGGCACCGCCGTCACCCCGTCCGGGAGGGGCGGTCGGCGTACGACCACCACGGGCAGGGACAGTTGGCGGGCGGCCGTGAGTTTGGCCGAGGTGGCCGCTCCCCCGCTGTCCTTGGTGACCAGGACGTCGATGCGGTGGTCGTGGAGGAGGGCCGACTCGTCGGTCACCGTGAACGGGCCGCGGGCCAGGAGGACTTCGGTGCGCGGGGGCATGGGCGGCTCGGGCAGTTCCACCGACCGTACGACGAAGTGCAGTTCGGTGAGGTGGGCGAAGGCGGCGAGCTCCATGCGACCGGTGGTCAGGAACACCCGCCGGCCGAGGCTCGGCAGCAACTGGGCGGCCACGTCGAGGGAGTCGACCGGATGCCAGCGGTCCCCCGGTCCGGGCTGCCAGCCCGGGCGGCGCAGCACCACGCAGGGCACGCCGGTCGCCGCGGACGCCCGGGCCGCGTGGGCGGTGATGGCGCGGGCGAAGGGATGCGTGGCGTCGACCAGTGCGTCGGCCTGCTCCTCCCGCAGCCAGTCGGCCAGCCCCTCCGCCCCGCCGAACCCCCCGATCCGTACTTCCCCCGCGACCTTGCCCGGCCGGGTCACCCGCCCCGCGAGAGAGGTGGTGACGCGCCACCCCGGACGCGACGCGAGCGCGGCGGCCAGTTCGCGGGCCTCGGTGGTGCCGCCGAGGATCAGGATGTGCGGGGACATGGCGGGAAGCGTACGAGGTCGGAGGCGCGCGGGGGCACGACGGGTGGCGACTACGACCGACGGCCACCCCCGACGGCAGGACATGCAGGACGGACGGGTATGCGACTTCGGCCCACGCCTGCCCCCTCGGCAGGACATCGGGCAGCGCACGACAACAGGCGTTCCCGCCCGTCCGTGGTTATGGTCCGGGCATGGCATCCGTGCGCGCGGTCCTGATCGACATCGACGGAGTTCTCACCGTGTCGTGGGCGCCGCTGCCGCGGGCGGTGGCGGCGTTACGGGAGGTCCGGGAGGCCGGATTCGGGGTCGCGCTGGTGACGAACACGACCTCGCGGACCCGGGCGTCGATCGCCGCGGTGCTGGAGGGGGCGGGGTTCCCGGTGCGGGCGGAGGACATTCTCACCGCGCCCGCGGTCACTGCCTCGTATCTGGCCGACCACTGTCCCGGCGCCCGCTGCACATTGCTGAACAGCGGGGACATCGCCGAGGATCTCGCGGGCGTCACACTGGTCGGCGGCGAGGCCGAGGACGTCGATGTCGTCGTCCTCGGGGGCGCCGGGCCCGAGTTCGGTTACACCGCGCTCAACCACGCCTTCGGGCATCTCCAGCGCGGGGCCCGGCTCGTGGCGATGCACCGCAATCTGTACTGGCGTACCGAAGACGGGCTCCAGCTCGACGCCGGGGCCTTCCTGGCCGGCCTGGAGCGGGCCGCCAGGACCGAGGCCGAGGTCACCGGCAAGCCGTCGCCCGCGTTCTTCGAGGCGGCGCTCGCCCGGCTCGGGGTCGGGGCGGACGAGGCGCTGATGGTGGGGGACGACATCGAGTCAGACGTGCTGGCGGCGCAGCGCGCCGGGCTGACCGGGGTGCTCGTGAAGACCGGGAAGTACCTCCCGGAGACCCACCGCTCGGCCAGTGGCACGCCCGACCACGTGATCGAGTCCTTCGCGGACCTGCCGGCGCTGCTCGGCGCTTCAGCGCAGCAGTAGCTGTACGCCGCCCACGATCGTCGCCGCGATCACCAGCTGTTCGAAGAGCCGCTGGTTGATCCGGTTCACGGCCCACTTGCCGAGGAACGCGCCGGGCACGACGAACGCCACGAGGGCGAGGTCGAGCAGCAGCGAGTGGCCGTCGATCAGGCCGAGGCCGACGCTGAAGGGCACCTTGGAGACGTTGACGATCAGGAAGAAGAACGCCGAGGTGCCGAGGAAGCCGAGTTTGCGGAAGCCCGCCGACAGCAGGTACATCGACATCACCGGGCCGCCGGCGTTGGCGACCATGGTGGTGAAGCCGCCGAGGACGCCGTAGGAGCGGGCCTTGACGCGGCCGGTCCGGGTGGCGACCGAGTCGGGTTCCTCGTCCGTGTCGGCCGTGCGGCGGCGCCAGACCGTCACCGCGGCCATGAAGAGGAGGATCGCGCCGATCGACGTGCGGACGATCCCGTCGTCCGCCCACTGCAGGAACAGCGTGCCGGCGACGACACCGACCGCGACCGCCGGGAACAGCCGCCAGAGGGTGGGCCAGTGGGCGTGTCGTCGGTAGGTGAGCACCGCGAGCACGTCCCCGGCGATCAGGATCGGCAGCAGCGCGCCGGTGGAGGCGCGGGCGGGCAGCACCGCGGCGAAGATCGCGAGGCTGACCGTGTTGGCCCCGCTCACGGCCGTCTTGGAGAAGCCGACGAGCAGGGCCGCGGCGGCGAGCGCGGCGAACTCCCAGACGGAGATGTGCCAGAGCGTCATCGTGTCCATGCGGAGACCGATGCTAGGCGCAGGTAAGAGATCTTGTAAGTGCCGTCTCGCCGTGTGGTCCTGTTGCCGCGCTCCCGGCAGTGCCCCTCCGCCACTGCCGCTAGTGCCGCTCCACCAGCACCGCGCTGCCCTGCCCCACTCCCACACACATCGTCGCAAGACCGCGGGCCGCCCCCGTACGGCGCATCCGGTGCAGCAGGGTCGTGAGGATGCGGGCGCCCGAGCAGCCGAGCGGGTGGCCCAGCGCGATCGCACCGCCGGTCGGGTTGACGCGGTCGGGGTCGATGCCGAGCTCGTCGACGCAGGCGAGGGCCTGGGCGGCGAAGGCCTCGTTGAACTCGGCCTCCTCGATGTCGCCGATGCTCCAGTCCACGCGGGCGAGCGCCTTGCGGGTGGCGGGGACGGGACCGATGCCCATCACGTCGGGGTGGACGCCGGCCGAGGCGCCGGCGGCGTAGCGGCCCAGGGACTCAAGCCCCAGGTCGTTCAGGGCCTCTTCGCTGACCAGGAGGAGTCCTGCCGCGCCGTCGTTCATCGGGGAGGCGTTGCCCGCCGTGACCGTGCCGCCGGTCCGGAAGACGGGCTTCAGGCGGGCCAGCTTGTCGTAGGAGGTGTCCTCGCGGATGCACTCGTCGCTGTCGACGAGCACGCCGTCGGGACGCTCCACCGGGAGGAGTTCGTCGTCGAAGTGGCCGTTCTTGCGGGCCTCGGCGGCGAGGCGGTGGCTGCGCAGGGCGAACTCGTCCTGGCGTTCGCGCGAAATGCCGTAGCGCCCCGCGACCTCCTCGGCGGTCTCGCCCATGGGCAGCAGGCCGTGGAGTTCCTTCATGGCCGGATTGACCAGGCGCCAGCCGAGCCGGGTGTCGTGGGTCTCGATCCGGTGCGGGAGGGCCTCGTCGGGGCGGGGCAGCACGAAGGGGGCGCGGCTCATCGACTCGGAGCCGCCCGCGAGCACGATGTCGGCCTCGCCGGCGGCGATGGTGCGGGCCGCGGTCGTCACGGCCTCCAGGCCGGAGGCGCACAGCCGGTTGACGGTGGCGCCGGGTACGGTCTCGGGCAGTCCGGCGAGCAGGGCGGCCATGCGGGCCACGTTGCGGTTGTCCTCGCCGGCCTGGTTGGCGGCGCCCCAGTAGACGTCGTCGATCCGCGCCGGGTCGAGTGCGGGCACGTCGGCGACCAGGGCGCGGATCACGGTCGCGGCAAGGTCGTCGGGGCGTACGGCGGACAGGGCGCCGCGGAGTCTGCCGATGGGGGTGCGGCGGGCGGCCGCGAAGTGGACGGGGCGCACGAAAGGACTCCTGACCGTCGTCATCGGGGGACCGAACAGCTTTAATTAGCACTGCTAGTTTCGGACTATAGCGCAGCGGGAGCAGACATGGCCGAGCACGTCCTCACCGGAACCCACGGCCTCCTCACCGTGCGCGAGTGGCCGCACGAGCGCCCCCGGTACCTGGCCCTCGTGGTGCACGGATACGGGGAGCACGTCGGACGGTACGAGGAGCTCGCCCAGGTCCTGGTGGCGCACGGCGCGGCCGTCTTCGGGCCCGATCACACCGGGCACGGGAAGTCCGCCGGGGAACGGGTCCTGATCGAGGACTTCGAGGACGTGGTCACGGACGTTCACGCGGTGGCGGACCTGGCCCGGGCCGCCCACCCCGGCGTCCCCCTCGTCCTGGTCGGGCACTCCATGGGTGGCCTGATCGCCGCCCGCTTCGCCCAGCGGTACGGCAGCGAGCTCGCCGCGCTCGTGCTCTCGGGGCCGGTGATCGGTGCCTGGGAGCTGCCCGGGACACTGCTCGCCCTCGACGAGATCCCGGACACGCCCGTCAGCCCGGCCTCGCTCTCCCGGGACCCCGAGGTGGGCGCCGCGTACCGGGCGGACCCCCTCGTCTGGCACGGGCCGATGAAGCGGCCGACGGTGGAGGCGTTCGCCCGCACCCTGGAGACCGTGTCGCAGGGCGGTGACGTCGGGCCGCTCCCGCTGCTGTGGCTGCACGGCGACGACGACCGGCTGGTCCCGCTCGCCGGAAGCCGCGTAGGCGTCGAGGGCATCAGGGGCGGGACGTTCAC from Streptomyces sp. CC0208 carries:
- the cobF gene encoding precorrin-6A synthase (deacetylating), whose amino-acid sequence is MRKIHVIGIGAGDPEQLTLQAVRALRSTDVFFVLDKGEVKSDLTQLRRDVLNTHIPDGSYRVVEARDPERDRGAGGSAYSPAVGDWRSARADIYERLIAEELGEEESGAFLVWGDPALYDSTLGILEEILERGSVSFEYDVVPGISSVSALVARHRTGLNRVARPVQITTGRRLAEGFPEGVDDVVVMLDAHQAFRAYADQDIDIYWGAYIGTPDEILASGPIAEAAPRIERLRAEARERKGWIMDTYLLRRRPKQQ
- a CDS encoding glycerol-3-phosphate dehydrogenase/oxidase, whose amino-acid sequence is MANAVALSPGARAQALVRLGEGELDVLVVGGGVVGAGAALDAATRGLRVGLVEARDWASGTSSRSSKLIHGGLRYLEMLDFRLVAEALKERGLLLQFLAPHLVRPVPFLYPLQHRIRERPYVGAGVLLYDTMAAASGTSRGLPHHRHLLKRRALREAPALRSDALVGAIQYWDAQVDDARHTMFLARTAVAYGALAANRTRVSRFLRQGERVVGAAVTDLETGEETEVRAKQVINATGVWTDDTQALAGTRGQFHVRASKGVHLLVPRDRINSRTGLILRTEKSVLFVIPWGRHWIIGTTDTDWTLDKAHPALSSKDVTYLLEHVNSVLATPLVPEDVEGVYAGLRPLLSGEAAETSKLSREHLVAHPVPGLVVVAGGKYTTYRVMAKDAVDEAARGLDEKVPDCVTQRVPLLGADGYPALWNSRHHLADRSGLHVARIEHLLNRYGSLVHELLAMVAADSSLGEPLPSSDDYLRVEAVYAVTHEGAHHLEDVLARRTRISIESWDRGVDAARTVAELMAPHLGWDQAHQDREVNHYLKRVAAEREAQQQPDDQTADAVRLGAPDIIPVH
- a CDS encoding sulfite exporter TauE/SafE family protein, which translates into the protein MDTMTLWHISVWEFAALAAAALLVGFSKTAVSGANTVSLAIFAAVLPARASTGALLPILIAGDVLAVLTYRRHAHWPTLWRLFPAVAVGVVAGTLFLQWADDGIVRTSIGAILLFMAAVTVWRRRTADTDEEPDSVATRTGRVKARSYGVLGGFTTMVANAGGPVMSMYLLSAGFRKLGFLGTSAFFFLIVNVSKVPFSVGLGLIDGHSLLLDLALVAFVVPGAFLGKWAVNRINQRLFEQLVIAATIVGGVQLLLR
- a CDS encoding HAD-IIA family hydrolase, with the translated sequence MASVRAVLIDIDGVLTVSWAPLPRAVAALREVREAGFGVALVTNTTSRTRASIAAVLEGAGFPVRAEDILTAPAVTASYLADHCPGARCTLLNSGDIAEDLAGVTLVGGEAEDVDVVVLGGAGPEFGYTALNHAFGHLQRGARLVAMHRNLYWRTEDGLQLDAGAFLAGLERAARTEAEVTGKPSPAFFEAALARLGVGADEALMVGDDIESDVLAAQRAGLTGVLVKTGKYLPETHRSASGTPDHVIESFADLPALLGASAQQ
- a CDS encoding DUF309 domain-containing protein, yielding MASTSSGRQTGARDRDSEGRARNARPRDGLGRPLPYGADGVARQPEGVVRTPRETVAEAQELLDAGRPFHAHEVFEDAWKSGPDGEKALWRGLAQLAVGLTHAARGNVTGGARLLRRGAGAVEEWAASAPGRGQPYGMDLAGLAGWARQLAEEVERDGSAVDAQVRRPRLRG
- the glpK gene encoding glycerol kinase GlpK, producing MADFVGAVDQGTTSTRFMIFDHAGNEVARHQLEHSQILPRSGWVEHDPVEIWERTNSVIQNALRHGNLSPEDLAAIGITNQRETTVVWDPRNGRPYYNAIVWQDTRTDSIAAALDRSGQGDVIRRKAGLPPATYFSGGKIQWILENVDGVREAAEQGHALFGNTDAWVLWNLTGGPDGGVHATDVTNASRTMLMDLETLDWDDELLSFFGVPRAMLPTISPSSHREAFGQTRTSRPLRAAIPITGVLGDQQAATVGQVCYAPGEAKNTYGTGNFLVLNTGTELVRSQHGLLTTVAYQFGDSPAIYALEGSIAVTGSAVQWLRDQLKIINDAAESERLARTVEDNGGIYFVPAFSGLFAPYWRSDARGAIVGLARYNDGGHLARAALEAICYQSRDVVEAMEQDSGVHLDVLKVDGGVTANDLCMQIQADVLGVPVSRPVVAETTALGAAYAAGLATGFWRDQDELRTHWQESKRWEPQWSEEQRAEGYAGWKKAVERTLDWAKVE
- a CDS encoding MIP/aquaporin family protein — translated: MAERLKRSGLVGELSAEFAGTMILILFGCGVVAQVVAGGALTTPPGGLGNHDSIAWAWGLGVTLGVYVAARLSGAHLNPAVTLALAAFKGFPWSKVAPYALAQTAGAFVAALIVRWNYTEALAKADPTHTIKTQGVFSTLPANGNPNLPVHEWGAFRDQVIGTAILLLLILAVTDLLNTPPGANLAPFIVGLIVVAIGMAWGTNAGYAINPARDFGPRLASFLTGYGGAWRDQYGNFYFWVPIVGPVIGGLLGAGLYKVFIGRFLPTAEPEPPGRVPAPDEN
- the dhaK gene encoding dihydroxyacetone kinase subunit DhaK, which codes for MKMLINSPQTVVADALRGVAAAHPQLDVDVERRVVVRRDAREGGRVGLVSGGGSGHEPLHAGFVGYGMLSAACPGEVFTSPVPEQMLRAASAVEAGQGVLFVVKNYTGDVLNFQIAAELAEEDGVRVERVLVDDDVAVTDSLYTAGRRGTGATLFVEKIAGAAAEEGAPLEQVAAIARRVNESSRSFGVALSACTTPAKGGPTFDLPDGEMELGVGIHGEPGRERRAMMPARAIAEVAVGAVLEELVEVAPADGPVLALVNGMGATPLLELYGFHAEVAGLLEARGVHVARTLVGNYVTSLDMAGCSVTLCRADAEMLRLWDAPVQTAALRWGR
- a CDS encoding cobalt-precorrin-6A reductase, translating into MSPHILILGGTTEARELAAALASRPGWRVTTSLAGRVTRPGKVAGEVRIGGFGGAEGLADWLREEQADALVDATHPFARAITAHAARASAATGVPCVVLRRPGWQPGPGDRWHPVDSLDVAAQLLPSLGRRVFLTTGRMELAAFAHLTELHFVVRSVELPEPPMPPRTEVLLARGPFTVTDESALLHDHRIDVLVTKDSGGAATSAKLTAARQLSLPVVVVRRPPLPDGVTAVPDVAGVQRWLDLLNPR